In a single window of the Necator americanus strain Aroian chromosome X, whole genome shotgun sequence genome:
- a CDS encoding hypothetical protein (NECATOR_CHRX.G22597.T2) — translation MDLEKFYREDHAFYKLIIGDFNVKVGPRRTLEELHIGTHGLQWNDQGERLSEFIMTTKTIHGNSQFQKPSSLRWTWESPGGGYRNEIDHIIVNKRFCLTDVAVVPKFYTESDHRLLRGRFFFTKREKKAAKFRERNPRTIINWDLFVTLAGFWEDSAMDNIDEEYGRLAEQLHDCAKKAESFKTTRRCLSLETLELIRQRGAARAAGKQELTSVLAMLCRAAIKEDLKERRAEVLAEAAEAGKSIHYAHRDGGQDEDDCSPEPEGNNHCIEKGDGENHLRLYSDLFDSHVHLPPHHLREDGHVIPEVLPFEIRHAVISEGSRTAPCPDRIRREHLKNLPPALIDTLAKLFTRYLSKCKVPKQ, via the coding sequence atggacctggagaagttctaccgggAAGATCATGCTTTCTACAAgctcataattggcgatttcaacgtcaaagttggcccaagaagaacgctggaggaacttcacatcgggacccacggcctacaatggaacgaccagggggagaggctctccgagttcatcatgacgactaagaccatccatgggaactcgcaattccagaagccctcctctctacgctggacgtgggaatcacccggtggagggtaccgtaatgaaatagaccacatcatcgtcaataaaaggttctgcctgacggacgttgctgttgtaccaaagttctatacggaatcggaccatcgcctcctccgaggaagatttttcttcacaaagagagaaaagaaagccgccaagttcagagagcgaaatcccagaactatcattaactgggatctcttcgttactctagccggcttttgggaagattccgcaatggacaacatcgacgaggaatacggCCGGCTCGCTGAACaacttcacgactgcgcgaagaaggctgagagttttaaaaccaccaggagatgcctgtctcttgaaactcttgagctgatacgccagcgtggagcagcacgagccgcagggaagcaagaactcacgtccgttCTCGCAATGCTTTGCAGAgcggcgataaaggaagaccttaaagagagaagagcagaagtgctggctgaagctgcggaggcggggaaaagcatccactATGCTCATCGAGACGGAgggcaagacgaggatgactgctctccggaacccgaagggaacaaccattgcatcgagaagggggatggagaaaatcatctacgactttactctgatctcttcgacagccatgtccacttacctcctcaccatctgagggaagatggacatgtcattccagaggttctcccgttcgaaatacgacatgctgtCATATCGGAAGGAAGTCGTACGGCACCCTGTCCTGACAGAATAAGAcgagaacacctgaagaaccttccacCAGCACTCATCGACACCCTGGCGaagctctttacacgttacttgtcgaaatgcaaggttcctaaacagtag
- a CDS encoding hypothetical protein (NECATOR_CHRX.G22597.T1), which yields MTTKTIHGNSQFQKPSSLRWTWESPGGGYRNEIDHIIVNKRFCLTDVAVVPKFYTESDHRLLRGRFFFTKREKKAAKFRERNPRTIINWDLFVTLAGFWEDSAMDNIDEEYGRLAEQLHDCAKKAESFKTTRRCLSLETLELIRQRGAARAAGKQELTSVLAMLCRAAIKEDLKERRAEVLAEAAEAGKSIHYAHRDGGQDEDDCSPEPEGNNHCIEKGDGENHLRLYSDLFDSHVHLPPHHLREDGHVIPEVLPFEIRHAVISEGSRTAPCPDRIRREHLKNLPPALIDTLAKLFTRYLSKCKVPKQ from the coding sequence atgacgactaagaccatccatgggaactcgcaattccagaagccctcctctctacgctggacgtgggaatcacccggtggagggtaccgtaatgaaatagaccacatcatcgtcaataaaaggttctgcctgacggacgttgctgttgtaccaaagttctatacggaatcggaccatcgcctcctccgaggaagatttttcttcacaaagagagaaaagaaagccgccaagttcagagagcgaaatcccagaactatcattaactgggatctcttcgttactctagccggcttttgggaagattccgcaatggacaacatcgacgaggaatacggCCGGCTCGCTGAACaacttcacgactgcgcgaagaaggctgagagttttaaaaccaccaggagatgcctgtctcttgaaactcttgagctgatacgccagcgtggagcagcacgagccgcagggaagcaagaactcacgtccgttCTCGCAATGCTTTGCAGAgcggcgataaaggaagaccttaaagagagaagagcagaagtgctggctgaagctgcggaggcggggaaaagcatccactATGCTCATCGAGACGGAgggcaagacgaggatgactgctctccggaacccgaagggaacaaccattgcatcgagaagggggatggagaaaatcatctacgactttactctgatctcttcgacagccatgtccacttacctcctcaccatctgagggaagatggacatgtcattccagaggttctcccgttcgaaatacgacatgctgtCATATCGGAAGGAAGTCGTACGGCACCCTGTCCTGACAGAATAAGAcgagaacacctgaagaaccttccacCAGCACTCATCGACACCCTGGCGaagctctttacacgttacttgtcgaaatgcaaggttcctaaacagtag
- a CDS encoding hypothetical protein (NECATOR_CHRX.G22598.T1), with protein MPLCLTFIDLKKAFDSVETEAVVEALDNQGVPTQHIKGDTISPKIFTATLEKAMRKSEWDAIGVKIDGRQLHHLCFADNIVLITPSISQAERMLTEFDGTCGCIGLQLNLQKKMFMRNGWVSDAPFKLNGMNISECTSYVYLGRGLNMMEDLTPELCRRRRAAWRAYKSIEDVVKKTWNAGLRAHLFNTTVLPALTYASETWEFRKQEENAKAVLNNMFRTAKTVCSGPEERKESLTLAHEILLLMVMKSERLKRNDTEVNEHGSWKTPPQIRYLSAFLTSPMN; from the exons ATGCCGCTCTGTCttaccttcatcgacttgaagaaggctttcgactcagttgagacggaagcggttgTGGAAgctttggacaaccaaggcgtccctactcagcacataaag ggtgatacaatctcacccaaaatattcacagccaccctcgagaaagCAATGCGAAAGTCGGAATGGGACGCCATCGGAGTGAAgattgatggtcggcagctacaccatttgtgCTTTGCTGATAACATCGtgctgataacacctagcatcagccaagcggaacgaatgctgaccgaattcgacggaacatgtggatgcatcggtcttcaactgaatcttcaaaagaagatgttcatgcgcaacggatgggtctcggatgccccattcaagCTCAACGGaatgaacatatccgaatgcactagctacgtttatctgggtagGGGATTGAACATGATGGaagacctgacccccgagctgtgcaggaggagacgagcggcttggcgagcgtacaagagcatcgaggatgtagtgaagaagacctgGAACGCtgggctccgtgctcacctcttcaacaccaccgtacttcctgctttgacctatgcttcggaaacctgggaatttcgcaagcaggaagaaaacgcg AAAGCTGTGCTTAACAACATGTTTCGCACTGCAAAAACCGTTTGTAGTGGacctgaggagagaaaggaatcgTTAACTTTGGCTCACGAAATTCTGCTTCTAATGGTTATGAAATCCGAACGTCTGAAACGAAACGATACCGAAGTGAACGAACACGGCAGTTGGAAAACCCCACCACAGATAAGATacctctctgctttccttacatCTCCGATGAATTGA
- a CDS encoding hypothetical protein (NECATOR_CHRX.G22599.T1), whose protein sequence is MTQFTRIVNLPMTQWGADLDSSVSVVEVPPNNLKRQLVRNRLYDTVCTTPNCIICPTGRLGDCLRSGVIYLIYCTNCGDEYVGETARLLYVRIKEHVNDKNRLREWTPLGAHRTQRHDGADFENRVQFLAHESKTLARKSLEAFWIQSKNEPQRRMSVDNTGTRAISRMVLSIQM, encoded by the coding sequence ATGACTCAATTTACACGGATTGTCAATCTCCCAATGACCCAATGGGGAGCAGACTTggatagctccgtttcggtcgttgaagtaccaccgaacaatttgaaacgtcagCTAGTTCGAAATCGTTTGTACGATACCgtctgtacaacaccgaactgtattatttgtcccacaggtagactaggagactgcttgagatccggagtaatctacctgatttatTGTACGAACTGCGGCGACGAGTatgtcggtgaaacggcacgactGCTAtatgtccgcatcaaagagcacgtgaacgacaagaataggttacgagaatggacacctttaggtgcccatagaacacaaagacacgacggagccgattttgaaaatAGGGTCCAATTTTTAGCGCACGAATcaaaaacgttggctcgaaaatcgctggaagcattttggatccaatccaaaaatgaaccgcaaaggcgaatgtctgtcgataatacgggaactcgcgccatatctcgaatggttctttctattcaaatgtaa
- a CDS encoding hypothetical protein (NECATOR_CHRX.G22596.T1) yields MTTCTYNARTLASEAAIEDLMMQAKKIKYEVIGLTETRRRHPLDAVYETGEELFLGTCDSRGVGGVGVLIKTSMVKKIDSFKQLTTRIGRLRMRRCGPTPALTTSSLTLQHQATKNKKS; encoded by the coding sequence atgacgacctgtacttataacgcacgtacgcttgcatcggaagcggccatcgaagatctgatgatgcaagccaagaagatcaaataCGAAGTCATCGggctgaccgagacgagacgacgtcaccctctcgacgccgtatatgaaactggagaagaactgttcttagggacatgcgacagtagaggtgttggtggagttggcgtcctcatCAAAACGAGTATGGTAAAGAAAATCGattctttcaaacaacttacgacccgaatcggacgtctgcggatgagaagatgtggtccaacaccagctttgactacctcgtcgcttacgctccaacatcaagctacgaagaataAGAAGTCgtag
- a CDS encoding hypothetical protein (NECATOR_CHRX.G22598.T2): protein MPLCLTFIDLKKAFDSVETEAVVEALDNQGVPTQHIKGDTISPKIFTATLEKAMRKSEWDAIGVKIDGRQLHHLCFADNIVLITPSISQAERMLTEFDGTCGCIGLQLNLQKKMFMRNGWVSDAPFKLNGMNISECTSYVYLGRGLNMMEDLTPELCRRRRAAWRAYKSIEDVVKKTWNAGLRAHLFNTTVLPALTYASETWEFRKQEENAEDRRPDGQISSRSPSKKSMMLFVSHAKGGTTGLLWHAIGKNGRITGARSKINGCQGDQGEGDYG, encoded by the exons ATGCCGCTCTGTCttaccttcatcgacttgaagaaggctttcgactcagttgagacggaagcggttgTGGAAgctttggacaaccaaggcgtccctactcagcacataaag ggtgatacaatctcacccaaaatattcacagccaccctcgagaaagCAATGCGAAAGTCGGAATGGGACGCCATCGGAGTGAAgattgatggtcggcagctacaccatttgtgCTTTGCTGATAACATCGtgctgataacacctagcatcagccaagcggaacgaatgctgaccgaattcgacggaacatgtggatgcatcggtcttcaactgaatcttcaaaagaagatgttcatgcgcaacggatgggtctcggatgccccattcaagCTCAACGGaatgaacatatccgaatgcactagctacgtttatctgggtagGGGATTGAACATGATGGaagacctgacccccgagctgtgcaggaggagacgagcggcttggcgagcgtacaagagcatcgaggatgtagtgaagaagacctgGAACGCtgggctccgtgctcacctcttcaacaccaccgtacttcctgctttgacctatgcttcggaaacctgggaatttcgcaagcaggaagaaaacgcg gaagaccgccgacccgatggtcagatttcttcacgaagtccttcaaagaaaagtatgatgctcttcgtgtcccacgcgaaaggaggaacgactgggctactctggcatgCGATcgggaaaaatggaagaattactggcgcccgctcgaagatcaacgggtgtcaaggtgatcaaggtgaaggTGATTATGGATAG